Proteins encoded by one window of Enterobacter hormaechei subsp. xiangfangensis:
- the nirB gene encoding nitrite reductase large subunit NirB, whose product MRLVIIGNGMAATRLIASLTGRVPGRFAVTVIGDEPEQAYNRIQLSPVLGGEKQAEHICLHDEDWYTARGVTVLRGETALAVDVNAREVHTSARTLGWDALVFATGSTPVVPPIPGGDAPHVFTFRTLAETRAIQNISGPAVVLGGGVLGVEAAAALARKGDNVTLVHRGPWLMEQQLDQQAGLLLEEALAARGVSCELASGITAIADDAVTSLDGRRIAATRVVLATGVQPNVALANASGIRCARGIVVDQQMQTSVPGIYAIGECCEIDGQTFGLVAPCLAQADILAARLAGEVTAPFTLTDNGVRLKVTGVELFSLGRATAQADDVVWSSWDPLTRHYRRLLIHQGALAGVLLMGDCRSAATFTDLLATAAPAHADWLFDRFTTQPQVAGQNAMTKPTLVVVGHGMVGHHFLEDCVNRNLHQQYQIIVFGEERYAAYDRVHLSEYFGGRSADSLSLVAGEFFADNGIELRLSQQIVAIDRDAHVVRTASGHETHWDKLVLATGSYPFVPPVPGNDLPGCFVYRTLDDLDNIAAHAAGSRRGVVIGGGLLGLEAANALKQLGLETHVVEFAPNLMAVQLDSDGAAMLRKKIEALGVGVHTSKSTTEIATADDGLVLRFADGEQLETDMVVFSAGIRPQDVLARSSGLVIGERGGICIDDGCRTSDPDVLAIGECALWEGKIFGLVAPGYQMARVAAAVLAGEEKRFTGADMSTKLKLLGVDVASFGDAHGRTPGALSYQWTHGPQQIYKKIVVSHDSKTLLGGVLVGDASEYATLVQMMLNGISLPKEPETLILPASSGSAPKALGVAALPESAQICSCHNVSKGDICQAVSAGATDIGAIKQCTKAATGCGGCSALVKQVMEFQLAEQGVEVKKDICEHFPYSRQEIYHLVRVNHIRTFDQLISRYGQGHGCEICKPLVGSVLASCWNEYLLKPVHLPLQDTNDRYFANIQKDGTYSIVPRMPAGEVTADGLIAIGQIAKRYSLYSKITGGQRIDLFGATLEQLPGIWQALVEAGFETGHAYGKSLRTVKSCVGSTWCRYGVQDSTGLAVRLEHRYKGLRAPHKIKMAVSGCTRECAEAQSKDVGVIATDKGWNLYLCGNGGMKPRHADLFASDLDDETLIRTVDRFLMFYIRTADRLQRTSTWMDNLEGGLDYLREVILNDSLGIAHELEQEMARVVETYQCEWQTTLNDPDRLALFRTAVNVPAAAESKRWQEICNIDEIPEQAGIGAHLGRKPIALFRFGKNVYALDDREPGSRANVLSRGILGDAAGEPVVISPLYKQRIRLRDGCQVENGEPVVRAWPVKIENGKVWVGNEELVMRAEAS is encoded by the coding sequence GTCACCGTCATCGGTGACGAGCCGGAGCAGGCATACAACCGCATCCAGCTTTCGCCAGTGCTGGGTGGCGAAAAGCAGGCGGAGCACATCTGTCTGCACGATGAAGACTGGTACACGGCACGAGGCGTGACGGTGCTGCGAGGAGAAACGGCGCTCGCAGTAGACGTCAACGCGCGTGAAGTGCATACCTCTGCTCGCACGCTGGGCTGGGATGCGCTGGTGTTTGCTACCGGTTCTACCCCTGTTGTGCCGCCGATCCCCGGCGGCGATGCGCCGCATGTGTTCACCTTTCGCACCCTGGCAGAAACCCGCGCCATCCAGAATATCTCCGGGCCGGCGGTAGTGCTGGGCGGCGGAGTACTCGGTGTGGAGGCAGCGGCAGCGCTGGCGCGCAAGGGTGACAACGTCACGCTCGTGCATCGCGGTCCGTGGCTGATGGAACAGCAGCTGGATCAGCAGGCGGGACTGTTGCTGGAAGAGGCGCTGGCGGCGCGGGGCGTTAGCTGTGAACTCGCCTCCGGCATCACCGCCATCGCTGACGATGCCGTGACGTCGCTCGACGGACGCCGCATTGCCGCCACGCGCGTGGTGCTGGCAACCGGCGTGCAGCCCAACGTTGCGCTGGCAAATGCCAGCGGCATTCGCTGCGCGCGCGGCATCGTGGTGGATCAGCAGATGCAAACCTCCGTGCCGGGTATCTACGCCATCGGCGAGTGCTGCGAAATTGACGGCCAGACGTTTGGCCTGGTGGCCCCCTGTCTGGCGCAGGCGGATATTCTTGCCGCGCGGCTGGCCGGGGAGGTCACCGCGCCGTTTACCCTGACCGACAACGGCGTGCGCCTTAAGGTGACCGGCGTGGAGCTGTTCAGCCTCGGACGCGCGACGGCGCAGGCGGACGATGTGGTCTGGAGTTCATGGGACCCGCTGACCCGTCACTATCGACGTTTACTGATCCATCAGGGGGCGCTGGCTGGCGTGCTGCTGATGGGTGACTGCCGCAGCGCGGCAACCTTTACCGATTTACTGGCAACGGCTGCGCCCGCCCACGCGGACTGGCTGTTCGATCGTTTCACAACGCAACCGCAGGTTGCAGGACAGAACGCTATGACAAAACCTACTCTGGTGGTGGTTGGGCACGGTATGGTCGGCCATCATTTCCTCGAAGACTGCGTTAACCGCAATTTGCATCAGCAGTATCAGATTATTGTTTTTGGCGAAGAGCGCTATGCCGCCTATGACCGCGTGCATCTGTCGGAATATTTTGGCGGACGCAGCGCGGACTCGCTCTCGCTGGTGGCGGGGGAGTTCTTTGCCGATAACGGCATTGAGCTGCGCCTCTCGCAGCAGATCGTTGCTATCGATCGTGATGCACACGTAGTGCGTACCGCCAGTGGCCATGAGACTCACTGGGACAAGCTGGTGCTGGCGACCGGCTCGTACCCGTTCGTACCACCCGTTCCGGGCAACGATCTGCCGGGGTGTTTTGTCTACCGCACCCTCGACGATCTGGACAACATTGCGGCCCATGCGGCAGGCTCTCGCCGCGGCGTGGTAATTGGCGGCGGCCTGCTGGGTCTGGAGGCGGCGAATGCACTTAAGCAGCTCGGGCTGGAAACTCACGTGGTGGAGTTTGCGCCGAACCTGATGGCGGTGCAGCTCGACAGCGACGGCGCGGCAATGCTGCGCAAGAAAATTGAGGCGCTGGGCGTAGGGGTACACACCAGTAAATCGACGACGGAGATTGCCACCGCAGACGACGGGCTGGTGCTGCGCTTTGCCGATGGTGAACAGCTGGAAACGGACATGGTGGTCTTCTCTGCCGGTATTCGTCCGCAGGACGTGCTGGCGCGCAGCAGCGGGCTGGTTATCGGCGAGCGCGGCGGGATCTGCATTGACGACGGCTGCCGGACTTCCGATCCGGACGTGCTTGCTATCGGCGAATGCGCGCTGTGGGAGGGAAAAATCTTTGGCCTGGTGGCCCCGGGCTACCAGATGGCGCGCGTGGCCGCCGCTGTGCTGGCGGGTGAGGAGAAGCGCTTCACCGGCGCGGATATGAGTACCAAACTCAAGTTGCTGGGCGTGGATGTGGCGTCGTTTGGCGATGCCCATGGGCGCACGCCGGGCGCGCTGAGCTACCAGTGGACGCACGGGCCGCAGCAAATCTACAAAAAAATTGTGGTCAGCCACGACAGCAAAACCCTGCTGGGTGGCGTGCTGGTGGGCGATGCCAGCGAATACGCCACGCTGGTGCAGATGATGCTCAACGGCATCAGCCTGCCAAAAGAGCCGGAAACGCTGATCTTACCCGCGTCGTCAGGCAGCGCGCCGAAAGCGCTGGGCGTGGCGGCGCTGCCGGAAAGCGCGCAGATCTGTTCGTGTCATAACGTCAGCAAAGGGGATATCTGCCAGGCGGTAAGCGCGGGCGCAACGGATATCGGCGCCATTAAGCAGTGCACCAAAGCGGCGACCGGCTGCGGAGGCTGTAGCGCGCTGGTGAAGCAGGTGATGGAGTTCCAGCTTGCGGAGCAGGGCGTGGAGGTGAAGAAAGATATCTGCGAACACTTCCCGTACTCGCGTCAGGAGATTTACCACCTGGTGCGCGTCAACCATATCCGCACCTTCGACCAGCTTATCAGCCGCTACGGTCAGGGGCACGGGTGCGAGATCTGTAAGCCGCTGGTGGGATCGGTATTGGCTTCCTGCTGGAACGAGTATCTGCTGAAACCGGTGCATCTGCCGTTGCAGGACACCAACGACCGCTATTTCGCTAATATTCAGAAGGACGGAACGTACTCTATCGTCCCGCGGATGCCTGCGGGTGAAGTGACCGCCGACGGGCTGATCGCCATCGGCCAGATCGCGAAACGCTATAGCCTTTACAGCAAAATTACCGGCGGGCAGCGTATTGACCTGTTTGGCGCCACGCTCGAACAGTTGCCGGGAATCTGGCAGGCGCTGGTGGAGGCCGGGTTTGAGACCGGACATGCCTACGGGAAATCTCTGCGCACGGTGAAATCCTGCGTCGGGTCGACCTGGTGCCGCTACGGCGTGCAGGATTCCACCGGCCTCGCGGTCAGGCTGGAGCACCGCTACAAGGGCCTGCGCGCGCCGCACAAAATCAAAATGGCGGTCTCCGGCTGTACCCGTGAGTGCGCAGAGGCGCAGAGCAAAGACGTGGGGGTGATTGCCACGGACAAAGGCTGGAACCTCTATCTGTGCGGCAACGGCGGGATGAAGCCGCGCCACGCGGACCTCTTCGCCAGCGATCTGGACGACGAAACGCTGATCCGCACCGTTGACCGTTTCCTGATGTTCTACATTCGCACGGCAGATCGTCTGCAACGTACCAGTACCTGGATGGATAACCTGGAAGGCGGCCTCGACTATCTGCGCGAGGTGATCCTCAACGACAGCCTGGGGATCGCCCACGAGCTGGAGCAGGAGATGGCTCGGGTGGTGGAGACCTACCAGTGCGAATGGCAAACCACCCTAAACGATCCTGACCGCCTGGCGCTGTTTCGCACCGCGGTGAATGTCCCTGCCGCGGCGGAGAGCAAGCGCTGGCAGGAAATTTGTAATATCGATGAGATCCCGGAGCAGGCGGGCATCGGTGCGCATCTTGGGCGCAAACCGATTGCGCTGTTCCGCTTTGGCAAAAACGTTTATGCCCTCGACGATCGGGAGCCGGGTAGCCGCGCGAACGTGCTTTCACGCGGCATCCTCGGCGATGCGGCGGGGGAACCGGTGGTGATCTCGCCGCTCTACAAGCAACGTATTCGTCTGCGCGACGGCTGTCAGGTGGAGAATGGCGAACCCGTGGTGCGCGCCTGGCCGGTAAAAATTGAAAACGGCAAGGTATGGGTTGGAAATGAAGAGCTGGTGATGCGTGCGGAGGCCTCATGA